One segment of Thermococcus profundus DNA contains the following:
- a CDS encoding acetate--CoA ligase family protein, with the protein MKEEALKVIKEVLASGRTALVEYEAKQVLKAYGLPVPEEKLAKTLDEALRYAEEIGYPVAMKLMSPQILHKSDAKVVLLNIKTPEELKEKWEVIHENARKYRPDAEILGVLIAPMLKVGREVIIGVTEDPQFGHALMFGLGGIFVEVLKDVTFRIIPITERDARKMITEIKSYPILAGARGEEPADIEAIVQLLLKVSELVDDLRDYIKEMDLNPVFVYNEGEGAVVVDARIIVKEPVEKKEEIGSDYRERCA; encoded by the coding sequence ATGAAGGAGGAAGCCCTCAAAGTTATTAAGGAGGTTTTGGCATCCGGAAGAACCGCCCTCGTGGAGTACGAGGCCAAGCAGGTTCTAAAGGCCTACGGTCTCCCCGTCCCGGAGGAAAAGCTGGCTAAGACCCTCGATGAGGCACTCCGCTATGCGGAGGAGATAGGCTATCCCGTTGCCATGAAGCTCATGTCGCCCCAGATTCTTCACAAGAGCGACGCCAAGGTAGTTCTCCTCAACATAAAGACCCCGGAGGAGCTCAAGGAAAAGTGGGAGGTCATCCACGAGAACGCGCGCAAATACCGTCCGGATGCCGAGATACTTGGAGTTTTGATAGCCCCGATGCTCAAGGTCGGCAGGGAAGTAATCATAGGCGTCACCGAGGACCCGCAGTTCGGCCACGCTCTAATGTTCGGCCTTGGAGGAATCTTCGTCGAGGTTCTCAAGGACGTTACCTTCCGCATAATCCCGATAACCGAGCGCGACGCGAGAAAAATGATAACCGAGATCAAGAGCTATCCGATTCTGGCTGGAGCGCGCGGTGAGGAGCCGGCTGACATAGAGGCAATCGTCCAGCTTCTCCTGAAGGTCAGCGAGCTCGTTGACGACCTCAGGGACTACATAAAGGAGATGGACCTCAACCCGGTCTTCGTCTACAACGAGGGCGAAGGGGCAGTAGTGGTAGACGCGAGGATAATCGTCAAGGAGCCGGTCGAAAAGAAGGAGGAGATAGGCTCAGACTACAGGGAGAGGTGCGCCTGA
- a CDS encoding zinc ribbon domain-containing protein produces MEVTCPTCSATFKVPDTVSVVTCPYCGTTFHVHTGKEAEVEHFFFPPMREDPAGKLLKFLSRQYGAPADLTGARVVKKELHWIPVYFFYLHGKSRLKETVEEVEFLGIPAGSPFKTLLMEYPFPMRGKRFFDENIVKKGKYYEPELKKEEAEEIARSRLQSALKKEASEESSRTGELELNVKFQGLVHYPVWEVHYEYGGNGFVNFVDGTDGRVIRGEYPLMSEARKKATLLGSALIGVGILLGAIASGVMSNIWGLVGGLASGIAGGGAIFSKGSVSKRVVSEVVKTNRGNVYFRSL; encoded by the coding sequence ATGGAGGTAACGTGTCCAACCTGCTCCGCGACCTTCAAGGTTCCCGATACTGTAAGCGTAGTCACATGTCCCTACTGCGGGACGACGTTCCATGTCCACACGGGAAAAGAGGCTGAAGTCGAGCACTTCTTCTTCCCGCCAATGAGGGAAGACCCGGCTGGAAAGCTCCTCAAGTTCCTCTCAAGGCAGTACGGTGCCCCCGCCGATCTGACTGGGGCGAGGGTGGTGAAGAAGGAACTCCACTGGATTCCGGTTTACTTCTTCTACCTCCATGGAAAGAGCAGGCTCAAAGAGACCGTCGAGGAAGTTGAGTTCCTGGGGATCCCTGCTGGATCGCCGTTCAAGACCCTCCTGATGGAGTACCCATTCCCTATGAGGGGGAAAAGGTTCTTCGACGAAAACATTGTAAAGAAGGGAAAGTACTACGAGCCTGAGCTGAAGAAGGAAGAGGCCGAGGAGATAGCCCGCTCCAGACTCCAGAGTGCGCTGAAAAAGGAGGCGAGCGAGGAAAGCAGCAGAACTGGAGAGCTTGAGCTGAACGTCAAGTTCCAGGGGCTCGTGCACTACCCAGTCTGGGAGGTCCACTACGAATACGGCGGAAACGGCTTCGTGAACTTTGTGGATGGAACCGATGGAAGGGTCATACGCGGGGAGTACCCCCTCATGAGTGAGGCCAGGAAGAAGGCTACCCTTCTGGGATCCGCGCTTATAGGGGTTGGAATCCTTCTGGGCGCGATAGCCTCCGGAGTTATGAGTAACATCTGGGGCCTCGTTGGCGGCCTTGCCTCGGGAATAGCGGGAGGAGGGGCCATATTCTCCAAAGGCTCCGTGAGCAAGAGGGTCGTCAGCGAGGTTGTGAAGACCAACCGCGGCAACGTTTATTTCAGGTCACTGTGA
- a CDS encoding magnesium transporter, whose protein sequence is MPVIDREILAELKEKTKDSYRVTLPSLFTSQVFGLFGGTFLGKYFDLIRKQFPGLLVVLPGIMGLRGNVFGSMASRFSTMLYLGDLEPSLRDKKVLKEIVLRMLISLIPIFLLWAIGVATGIKKNAFDVLLIVVTSTILVSFILGYFTSFVTIFAFKRGTDPDSVAAPLVASMGDFLTVPSLVLFILLIERSPEGFRLFNYATIALFLIVAAVSRVRKADFMELKQVFITITGLALLSTISGSLLAKFSGEIQASVILSFIYPSLLSSFGNYGSIIAAKTSTKLHLGEIESFLCPKAFTDIVALFTTAPVIGTTKILIGGALMMLTTGTSIPGSVYWILITYPFMALFIMLYAYTLSYFLFQKNIDPDHVAIPLISNNSDIFGTLYVVLMAKLMVGG, encoded by the coding sequence ATGCCAGTGATCGACCGGGAAATCCTGGCAGAGCTGAAGGAGAAGACGAAGGATTCATACAGGGTTACGCTGCCGTCCCTGTTCACGTCCCAAGTGTTTGGCCTATTCGGCGGCACGTTTCTGGGCAAGTACTTTGATCTAATCAGAAAGCAGTTTCCGGGTCTGCTAGTGGTTCTCCCAGGCATAATGGGACTCCGTGGGAACGTCTTTGGATCGATGGCCTCACGCTTCTCTACGATGCTCTACCTCGGTGATCTCGAGCCCTCCCTCAGGGATAAGAAGGTTCTCAAGGAAATCGTTTTGAGGATGCTTATCTCTCTCATCCCGATATTCCTGCTCTGGGCCATTGGTGTCGCCACCGGGATAAAGAAGAACGCCTTTGACGTCCTTCTGATAGTCGTTACCTCAACCATACTCGTGTCCTTTATACTCGGTTACTTCACCTCGTTCGTCACGATATTCGCTTTTAAGCGTGGCACCGATCCTGACAGCGTCGCTGCACCGCTGGTGGCGTCGATGGGCGACTTCTTAACGGTCCCGTCCCTGGTTCTCTTCATACTCCTGATAGAGAGATCCCCGGAGGGCTTCAGGCTCTTCAACTACGCCACGATAGCCCTCTTCCTCATCGTGGCCGCGGTGAGCAGGGTGAGAAAAGCAGATTTTATGGAGCTCAAACAGGTCTTCATAACGATAACCGGCCTCGCCCTTCTCTCAACCATATCAGGTTCCCTGCTGGCAAAGTTCAGCGGGGAGATCCAGGCCTCGGTGATACTGAGCTTTATTTATCCCTCACTTCTCAGCTCCTTTGGCAACTACGGTTCCATAATAGCCGCAAAGACATCAACCAAGCTTCACCTGGGTGAAATCGAGAGCTTTCTCTGCCCGAAGGCATTCACGGACATAGTAGCGCTCTTCACGACGGCCCCAGTTATAGGCACCACTAAGATACTAATAGGGGGGGCTCTGATGATGCTAACTACCGGCACAAGCATTCCAGGATCCGTTTACTGGATCCTCATAACCTACCCCTTCATGGCGCTCTTCATAATGCTCTACGCATACACCCTCTCTTATTTCCTGTTCCAGAAGAACATCGACCCGGACCACGTGGCCATACCTCTCATCTCGAACAACAGCGATATATTCGGAACCCTCTACGTCGTCCTCATGGCCAAGCTGATGGTGGGTGGTTGA
- a CDS encoding potassium channel family protein, translating into MEEWDEIEVPRNVKEIFVEMKNTAELMVDLAYSSVLFQEKEIAEEVLELEEYLDLLNYHLTVRAVLAARSPKEAEQITAILQMGRAIDEISNAAADLAKMVLEEKLHPLVREVILESEETIGKVEVSPESILVGKTLEELDLATNTGVWVAAIRRGKRWIFDPDEDTKVMPGDILIGRGTRTALDYLKEIARGILKVMGNE; encoded by the coding sequence GTGGAAGAGTGGGACGAAATCGAGGTTCCGAGGAACGTTAAGGAGATCTTCGTCGAGATGAAGAACACGGCGGAGCTTATGGTCGACCTCGCGTACTCCTCCGTCCTCTTCCAGGAGAAGGAAATAGCGGAGGAGGTTCTTGAGCTTGAGGAGTACCTTGATCTTCTCAACTATCACTTAACCGTAAGGGCCGTTCTCGCCGCGAGGAGCCCAAAGGAGGCGGAACAGATAACCGCGATACTCCAGATGGGGAGGGCGATAGACGAGATCTCCAACGCCGCGGCGGATCTGGCGAAGATGGTCCTTGAGGAGAAGCTCCACCCTCTCGTCAGGGAAGTGATCCTTGAGAGCGAGGAGACGATAGGAAAGGTTGAGGTCTCCCCGGAGTCCATTCTCGTTGGAAAGACCCTGGAGGAACTCGACCTGGCGACGAACACCGGGGTATGGGTCGCCGCCATAAGGCGCGGCAAGCGCTGGATATTCGATCCCGACGAGGACACGAAGGTCATGCCCGGGGATATACTCATCGGCAGGGGAACGAGAACGGCACTCGACTACCTGAAGGAGATAGCCAGGGGAATTCTAAAGGTGATGGGAAATGAGTGA
- a CDS encoding aldehyde ferredoxin oxidoreductase family protein, producing MYGYQNKIARVNLTTGKVTYEELPDGVIRKFIGGKGLGYYIIYKEVPPGTDPLSPANKFVFATGGLTGLVPGSSKVIAVSKSPETKLISDSSGGDAFGPKLKGHFDALIIEGKSEEPVYLYIHDGEVEIKDASNLWGKGNYEVAKKLWEEYPTASMALVGSAGERLSRIADVIYDTERASGRGGLGAVLGSKRVKAVVVEPGEKPKVADPDEFQRLWEEYYNEFATNPKYEHTRTYGTSDALRSAASLGMSPAYNFSRPYIPDELASKLGGDEVKKYEIEPEWFVHGKSCPIKCARYVEVEYKGRKFRVKPEYESIAMLGAATGVFDFPAVAYFIHLVNDYGMDSIATGATIGWLFEMVERGLIGEDEIGFQVKGFGDAEAEEKLIKLMAERRGIGAILADGVKRACERLGRGCEFAVHVKGMESPAWDPRGRRTYALSYATADVGASHLRGWPRPHQLPNQGPAKELVPSMIEGRDESYITDMLGTCKFVPYKMEDLARLYSLATGEEWTVEELRKRAWAVESIARIHDVLDWVTPPIDDMIPPRWWEPEQDGPAEGNAAFIDYNDFIEAKREFYRLRGWHEELGVPLPETMEMLDLPEFREDAERALEVVKKRTGL from the coding sequence ATGTACGGCTACCAGAACAAAATCGCGCGTGTGAACCTGACCACAGGTAAGGTAACCTACGAGGAGCTTCCGGATGGTGTGATAAGGAAGTTCATAGGCGGGAAGGGGCTGGGTTATTACATCATCTACAAAGAGGTTCCACCGGGGACCGATCCACTAAGCCCGGCCAACAAGTTCGTCTTTGCGACGGGAGGGCTCACAGGCCTCGTTCCCGGTTCAAGCAAGGTCATAGCGGTGAGCAAAAGCCCAGAGACGAAGCTCATCAGCGACTCCAGCGGTGGAGACGCCTTTGGTCCAAAGCTTAAGGGCCACTTCGATGCACTCATAATCGAGGGAAAGAGCGAGGAGCCGGTCTATCTGTACATCCACGACGGAGAGGTTGAGATTAAGGACGCTAGCAATCTCTGGGGCAAGGGCAACTACGAGGTAGCGAAGAAGCTCTGGGAGGAATACCCGACGGCGAGCATGGCATTAGTCGGCTCCGCCGGCGAGAGGCTCAGCAGGATAGCGGACGTAATCTACGACACCGAGAGGGCCAGCGGAAGGGGCGGCCTGGGTGCTGTTCTCGGGAGCAAGAGGGTAAAGGCAGTTGTAGTCGAGCCGGGTGAGAAACCGAAGGTGGCTGATCCTGACGAGTTCCAGAGGCTCTGGGAAGAGTATTACAACGAGTTCGCTACCAATCCCAAGTACGAGCACACCAGAACCTACGGAACGAGCGACGCCCTGAGGAGTGCGGCTTCACTAGGCATGAGTCCAGCCTACAACTTCTCGAGGCCCTACATCCCGGACGAGCTGGCGAGCAAGCTCGGCGGCGACGAGGTGAAGAAGTACGAGATAGAGCCGGAGTGGTTCGTACACGGTAAGAGCTGCCCGATAAAGTGTGCCAGGTATGTAGAAGTGGAATACAAGGGCAGGAAATTCCGTGTCAAGCCCGAATATGAGAGCATAGCGATGCTAGGAGCTGCAACCGGTGTCTTTGACTTCCCAGCGGTGGCTTACTTCATCCACCTCGTAAACGACTACGGAATGGACAGCATAGCCACCGGAGCAACGATAGGCTGGCTCTTTGAGATGGTCGAGCGCGGTTTAATCGGCGAGGACGAGATAGGCTTCCAGGTAAAGGGATTCGGCGATGCAGAGGCGGAAGAGAAGCTCATAAAGCTAATGGCTGAGAGAAGGGGCATCGGTGCAATCCTTGCCGATGGAGTCAAGCGCGCCTGTGAAAGGTTGGGTAGAGGTTGCGAGTTTGCCGTCCACGTCAAGGGCATGGAGAGCCCGGCCTGGGACCCGCGTGGCAGGAGGACTTATGCTCTAAGCTACGCCACTGCTGATGTTGGTGCCTCTCACCTCCGCGGCTGGCCGAGGCCGCACCAGCTCCCCAACCAGGGGCCGGCTAAGGAACTCGTGCCTTCGATGATCGAAGGAAGGGACGAGAGCTACATCACCGACATGCTTGGAACCTGTAAGTTCGTGCCCTACAAGATGGAAGACCTTGCCAGACTTTATTCACTCGCCACAGGCGAGGAGTGGACGGTAGAGGAGCTGAGGAAGAGGGCATGGGCCGTTGAGAGCATAGCGAGGATACACGACGTCCTAGACTGGGTTACCCCTCCAATAGACGACATGATTCCGCCGCGCTGGTGGGAGCCTGAACAGGATGGGCCAGCAGAGGGCAACGCGGCCTTCATAGACTACAACGACTTCATCGAAGCTAAAAGGGAGTTCTACAGGCTTAGGGGATGGCATGAAGAACTCGGAGTTCCGCTTCCGGAGACGATGGAGATGCTTGACCTTCCGGAGTTCAGGGAAGATGCGGAGAGGGCGCTTGAGGTGGTGAAGAAGAGAACGGGGCTTTAA
- a CDS encoding potassium channel family protein, with product MSELDEIRSCLIEMKDLSALMVDLAFSSVLYNSEDIAEEVYLLEERMDDLTLKVKKLVLRAAKHEEDPESLLSIIDLADINERISDAAYGVSDIILRDIEPHPIIRSIMEDTEEELGRVTVRPSSVLVGKSLKQLKLPSKIGTRILAIKRGSRYIYNPGKDDVIQEGDVLIAVGPDLDKLRKLAGEEVDED from the coding sequence ATGAGTGAGCTCGACGAAATCCGCTCCTGCCTTATAGAGATGAAGGATCTATCGGCCCTCATGGTTGATTTAGCGTTCTCCTCCGTTCTCTACAACAGCGAGGACATAGCTGAGGAGGTCTACCTCCTTGAGGAGAGGATGGACGACCTCACCCTGAAGGTCAAGAAGCTCGTTCTCCGCGCGGCAAAGCACGAGGAAGATCCCGAAAGCCTGCTGAGCATCATAGATCTCGCAGACATAAACGAGCGCATAAGCGACGCTGCCTACGGGGTATCCGACATAATCCTGCGCGACATAGAGCCCCATCCGATAATCAGGAGTATAATGGAGGACACGGAGGAGGAGCTTGGAAGGGTGACCGTCAGGCCGAGCTCTGTTCTTGTGGGCAAGAGCCTCAAGCAGCTCAAGCTCCCGAGCAAGATAGGAACGAGAATACTGGCCATAAAGCGCGGTTCCCGCTACATCTACAACCCCGGAAAGGACGATGTGATACAGGAGGGCGACGTTCTCATAGCCGTGGGTCCAGACCTCGACAAGCTGAGGAAGCTCGCCGGGGAAGAAGTGGATGAGGATTGA
- a CDS encoding sugar phosphate isomerase/epimerase family protein → MIGLSMTAYNGKTLEGFEDWVKDAKELGFDFIEILSEWPHYLTRDNLPFFRKVLDAYGLKATVHAPFSDLNIASFNERIKEASLGIIRETIELAAELEALVVTMHPGHCSPISVKNRGKYLEIHREALRRISHWSEEYGVKVGVENMPRFPILDAQNCDRLMEIIEGVEIGITFDVGHLNTTTRNFDRFMELFGHRIVHVHLHDNSGERDEHLSLGDGTVPWKRVLPKLPDVTWALEVSDLESARRSIKFLRDLH, encoded by the coding sequence ATGATAGGCCTCTCGATGACAGCCTACAACGGGAAGACCCTCGAGGGATTTGAAGATTGGGTTAAGGACGCAAAGGAGCTCGGCTTCGACTTCATCGAGATACTGAGCGAGTGGCCGCACTACCTAACGCGGGATAATCTGCCATTTTTCAGAAAGGTTCTCGACGCTTATGGACTAAAAGCCACTGTTCACGCCCCCTTCAGCGATTTGAACATAGCCTCATTCAACGAACGCATAAAGGAGGCCTCTCTGGGGATAATCCGCGAAACGATAGAACTGGCCGCGGAGCTGGAAGCGCTCGTCGTTACGATGCATCCCGGGCACTGTTCCCCAATCAGCGTGAAGAACCGAGGAAAATACCTTGAAATCCACCGTGAGGCCCTCAGAAGGATTTCCCACTGGAGCGAGGAGTACGGCGTTAAAGTTGGCGTCGAGAACATGCCGCGCTTCCCTATTCTCGATGCTCAGAACTGCGACAGACTGATGGAGATAATCGAAGGTGTTGAGATAGGCATAACCTTTGACGTCGGGCACCTCAACACGACCACCAGAAACTTCGACCGCTTTATGGAGCTCTTTGGACACAGGATCGTCCACGTCCACCTCCACGACAACTCCGGGGAGAGGGACGAGCACCTTTCCCTCGGTGATGGGACTGTTCCATGGAAACGAGTCCTTCCAAAGCTGCCCGACGTTACATGGGCCCTCGAGGTAAGCGATCTGGAATCAGCCCGGAGAAGCATCAAATTTTTAAGAGATCTGCATTGA
- the purE gene encoding 5-(carboxyamino)imidazole ribonucleotide mutase translates to MKVLVVMGSRSDSHIAEKVTAVLDEFEVPYDVEVASAHRNPKKVEELAEKDYDVFIAIAGLSAALPGVIAAHTTKPVIGVPVSAKLGGLDALLSIAQLPPGVPVATVGIDNGKNAALLAVEILALKDEGLRKKLEEYRERMRG, encoded by the coding sequence ATGAAGGTTCTGGTGGTGATGGGTAGTAGGAGCGACTCCCATATAGCGGAGAAGGTCACAGCGGTTCTCGATGAGTTTGAAGTTCCCTACGACGTCGAGGTTGCATCCGCACACAGAAATCCAAAGAAAGTCGAAGAGCTTGCAGAGAAAGACTACGACGTTTTCATTGCCATAGCGGGCTTAAGCGCCGCCCTTCCTGGGGTTATAGCGGCCCACACTACCAAACCGGTCATAGGAGTCCCAGTTTCGGCCAAGCTCGGGGGTCTTGACGCCCTTCTCAGCATTGCCCAGCTTCCCCCCGGTGTTCCGGTCGCGACCGTCGGCATAGACAACGGGAAGAACGCGGCTTTGCTTGCCGTTGAGATCCTGGCACTGAAGGACGAGGGGCTGAGGAAGAAGCTTGAGGAATACCGCGAGAGGATGAGGGGCTGA
- a CDS encoding acetate--CoA ligase family protein, whose translation MAERIVEEMKPFFDPKAVAIIGATNKKGKVGNVIFENFKMNKERGIFKGEIYPVNPKLDEIDGYKVYKTVKELPDDTDLAVISIPAKFVPATMRDIAEKGIKAVVIITGGFGELGEEGKKLEREIYEIAKANGIRVIGPNCVGVYVPDTGVDTVFLPESKMDRPKSGPIAFVSQSGAFAAAMLDWAAMAGIGIGKMVSYGNKLDVDDADLMDYFIHDDEINVVTFYIEGVKDGRKFIEAAKRITKVKPVIALKSGRTEYGAKAASSHTGSLAGADTIYDAVFKQTGVIRAEDFEHMFDLAKAFAALKDKLPKGDRIGIITDGGGAGVMASDAVAKFGLKMADLSEETIKFLRENFPPHAVPGNPTDVVGDTDAERYRIAIEGFVNDPNVDAIVVIVLFQVPLLEEEKIIDILAEYQKKSDKPIVAVAMGGKKTDYYARMLEEKGVPVYPTPERGVRAMAGLVKYAEYLRRGA comes from the coding sequence ATGGCGGAAAGAATAGTGGAGGAAATGAAGCCCTTCTTCGACCCGAAGGCGGTCGCTATCATCGGCGCAACCAACAAGAAGGGAAAGGTCGGAAACGTCATTTTTGAGAACTTCAAGATGAACAAGGAGCGCGGAATCTTCAAGGGGGAAATATACCCCGTGAACCCCAAGCTCGACGAAATCGACGGCTACAAGGTCTACAAGACCGTTAAGGAGCTCCCAGATGATACCGATCTCGCTGTTATATCGATTCCGGCCAAATTCGTTCCGGCCACGATGAGGGACATCGCAGAGAAGGGCATTAAAGCTGTTGTAATCATCACGGGCGGCTTCGGAGAGCTCGGAGAGGAGGGGAAGAAGCTCGAACGCGAAATATACGAGATAGCGAAGGCCAACGGCATAAGGGTCATCGGTCCCAACTGTGTCGGAGTTTACGTTCCAGACACAGGCGTTGACACGGTCTTCCTGCCCGAGAGCAAGATGGACAGGCCCAAGAGCGGCCCGATAGCCTTCGTCAGCCAGAGCGGTGCCTTCGCGGCTGCAATGCTCGACTGGGCGGCCATGGCCGGGATAGGAATAGGCAAGATGGTCAGCTACGGCAACAAGCTTGATGTTGACGATGCAGACCTAATGGACTACTTCATCCACGACGATGAGATAAACGTCGTTACATTCTACATCGAGGGCGTTAAAGACGGAAGGAAGTTCATTGAGGCCGCTAAGAGAATAACCAAGGTCAAGCCGGTAATCGCCCTGAAGAGCGGAAGGACGGAATACGGAGCGAAGGCCGCCTCTTCACATACCGGCTCGCTCGCTGGGGCGGACACGATCTACGACGCGGTCTTCAAGCAGACCGGCGTAATTCGCGCCGAGGACTTCGAGCACATGTTCGACCTGGCTAAAGCCTTTGCAGCCCTCAAGGATAAGCTCCCGAAGGGCGACAGGATAGGCATAATCACCGACGGCGGTGGAGCGGGCGTTATGGCCAGCGACGCCGTTGCCAAGTTCGGCCTCAAAATGGCCGACCTCAGCGAGGAGACGATAAAGTTCCTGAGGGAAAACTTCCCGCCGCACGCCGTTCCGGGCAACCCCACCGACGTCGTTGGAGACACGGACGCGGAGCGCTACAGGATAGCAATAGAGGGCTTCGTGAACGACCCGAACGTTGACGCGATAGTCGTCATCGTCCTCTTCCAGGTCCCGCTCCTCGAGGAGGAGAAGATAATCGACATTCTGGCGGAATACCAGAAGAAGAGCGACAAGCCGATAGTTGCAGTTGCAATGGGCGGCAAGAAGACCGACTACTATGCGAGGATGCTCGAAGAGAAAGGAGTTCCAGTTTACCCGACCCCGGAGCGCGGTGTCCGCGCCATGGCAGGTCTCGTTAAGTACGCTGAATACTTGAGAAGGGGGGCCTGA
- a CDS encoding SPFH domain-containing protein gives MVQVIEWVNPGEDEIIWRYPNEVIKWGAQLIVHEYEVAVFMRDGKVYDVFGPGRHTLTTQNLPLLYKLVGGGNSPFKATVIFVSMKEFQGRYGGESQTRELAPIKYYGVYWFKVADPVQFLTEVVGGQSLYDTADVTKFIRAYFNEGMMKHLSAYSIVDLFQNLDMVSTQVKVKLMEDFRRLGLELVDVKIEGVNTTDEWRQRLFWIMQTGNAQTVMQMDTAKQVAAELGKSGSASVGTGMVLIPQLMQPQAPAQPAQPYAGGGVPPAGYGGAQQATPQAQQQTQEICPYCGKPLPPGAKFCPYCGHEIKRCPNGHIVPEGAKFCPICGAKIE, from the coding sequence ATGGTTCAAGTTATAGAGTGGGTCAACCCAGGGGAGGACGAGATAATCTGGCGCTACCCCAACGAGGTAATAAAGTGGGGTGCCCAGCTGATAGTCCACGAGTACGAGGTAGCCGTCTTCATGCGCGACGGGAAGGTTTACGATGTCTTCGGGCCGGGAAGGCATACGCTGACGACTCAAAATCTTCCCCTCCTCTACAAGCTCGTGGGTGGGGGAAACAGCCCCTTCAAGGCGACCGTGATTTTCGTCAGCATGAAGGAGTTCCAGGGAAGGTACGGCGGTGAGAGCCAGACGAGAGAGCTCGCTCCCATAAAGTACTACGGCGTCTACTGGTTTAAAGTAGCTGATCCAGTTCAGTTCCTCACCGAAGTGGTTGGCGGTCAGAGCCTTTACGATACCGCCGATGTTACAAAGTTCATCCGCGCTTATTTCAACGAGGGTATGATGAAGCACCTCTCAGCTTACTCGATAGTTGACCTCTTCCAGAACCTCGACATGGTGAGCACGCAGGTAAAAGTAAAGCTCATGGAAGACTTCAGGAGGCTGGGTCTCGAGCTGGTTGACGTCAAGATTGAGGGCGTGAACACGACAGATGAGTGGAGGCAGAGGCTCTTCTGGATAATGCAAACGGGCAACGCTCAAACCGTCATGCAGATGGACACTGCCAAGCAGGTGGCAGCTGAGTTGGGGAAGAGCGGGAGCGCCTCCGTCGGCACAGGAATGGTCCTCATTCCGCAGCTGATGCAGCCGCAGGCCCCGGCCCAGCCGGCTCAACCCTACGCTGGTGGAGGGGTTCCTCCGGCTGGCTACGGTGGGGCTCAGCAGGCCACACCACAGGCTCAGCAGCAAACACAGGAAATCTGTCCCTACTGCGGCAAACCGCTTCCACCGGGAGCCAAGTTCTGTCCCTACTGCGGGCACGAGATAAAGCGCTGTCCCAACGGCCACATAGTTCCGGAGGGGGCCAAGTTCTGCCCGATTTGCGGTGCGAAGATAGAATGA